A genome region from Alicyclobacillus acidocaldarius subsp. acidocaldarius DSM 446 includes the following:
- a CDS encoding uroporphyrinogen-III synthase produces the protein MPRPGVIVTQSGDRGAALAAALCDRGFRAEHLPLIETVPLAEAVSQLAEVAAGDDAWVFTSAAAVRALASHAPAVARLQAAPAAFALGSATWRELRAVAPHAVHFPGVRGAQEFAERLVEVCPPSLGFIFPCGRLALEVLPEELRRAGRRVTEWTVYDTVLRTEAADRLAERSGEIVVLFSPSAVSAIAAHPSSGRMFAPGRFTWLPFGGTTARALDHLGIQHLEPPAEPSHEALIHHLETLYPLGA, from the coding sequence ATGCCGCGACCGGGCGTCATCGTGACGCAGTCCGGCGATCGCGGTGCCGCCCTCGCCGCGGCGCTCTGCGATCGCGGCTTTCGCGCGGAACACCTGCCGCTCATCGAGACGGTGCCGCTCGCCGAGGCTGTCTCACAGCTCGCAGAAGTCGCGGCGGGCGACGACGCGTGGGTGTTCACGTCGGCCGCGGCCGTCCGGGCCCTCGCGTCTCACGCACCGGCGGTGGCGCGGCTTCAGGCGGCGCCAGCCGCCTTTGCGCTCGGATCCGCCACGTGGCGGGAACTCCGAGCCGTCGCGCCGCACGCCGTGCACTTTCCCGGCGTGCGCGGCGCGCAAGAATTCGCAGAGCGGCTCGTCGAGGTGTGTCCACCGTCGCTCGGCTTTATCTTCCCGTGCGGGCGCCTGGCCCTCGAGGTGCTGCCCGAGGAGCTTCGCCGTGCGGGGCGCCGGGTGACCGAGTGGACCGTGTACGACACCGTCCTCCGGACGGAGGCGGCGGATCGATTGGCGGAGCGCTCGGGCGAGATCGTCGTCCTGTTCAGCCCGTCCGCCGTGTCCGCCATCGCGGCGCATCCCTCGAGCGGCCGCATGTTCGCGCCCGGGCGTTTCACGTGGCTGCCGTTCGGCGGCACCACCGCCCGCGCGCTCGACCATCTGGGCATTCAACACCTGGAACCTCCGGCCGAGCCTTCGCATGAAGCGCTGATTCACCATCTCGAGACTTTGTATCCTTTGGGAGCGTGA
- the murC gene encoding UDP-N-acetylmuramate--L-alanine ligase produces the protein MRGSEHVHFVGIGGYGMSAIARVMLDLGYQISGSDVSRHELTEKLASRGATVYYGHRPEHVEGADIVVHSTAVKQDNVELQAARALNIPVIHRSEMLARLMDDRVGIAVTGAHGKTTTTSMIAFAMEQNGLDPTFIVGGVVADLGDNAKAGKGPFVVAEADESDGSFLHYRPAIAVVTNVEPDHLEHYDGKFENLVRAYETFIRQIPSEGLLVMSADDDKLRELRSAARCRVVTYGFAEDADITARHVELGDRASRSDVLVNGKFVGTLQLALPGKHNVLNALAAIAVCMEVGLSFEAAAGALSRFHGAKRRFQVVAEVGDVLIVDDYAHHPTEIRATIAAAKSTGRRIVAVFQPQRYTRTFFLFEEFAKAFGEADEVILCDIYSPAGERKIDGVSAARLASEIARMSNPHTRYIPTHDDVIEYLVQSVRPGDLVLTMGAGDVWKVAKGLAGILQIPERQALV, from the coding sequence GTGCGCGGTTCGGAACATGTGCACTTCGTCGGGATCGGCGGCTACGGCATGAGCGCCATCGCGCGAGTGATGCTGGATCTGGGATATCAGATATCGGGATCGGATGTGTCTCGTCACGAGCTGACGGAAAAGCTCGCCTCGCGCGGGGCGACGGTGTACTACGGACATCGGCCGGAACACGTCGAGGGCGCGGACATTGTCGTCCACAGCACGGCCGTCAAACAGGATAACGTGGAGCTCCAGGCGGCGCGGGCGCTCAACATTCCAGTGATTCACCGGAGCGAAATGCTGGCCCGCTTGATGGACGATCGCGTCGGCATCGCGGTGACGGGCGCCCACGGCAAGACGACCACGACCTCGATGATCGCGTTTGCGATGGAGCAAAACGGCCTCGACCCGACGTTCATTGTCGGTGGCGTCGTGGCGGATCTCGGGGACAATGCGAAGGCAGGCAAGGGGCCATTTGTCGTCGCGGAGGCCGATGAATCGGACGGGTCGTTTCTTCACTATCGGCCGGCGATCGCGGTGGTCACGAACGTGGAGCCGGATCACCTCGAACATTACGACGGAAAGTTCGAGAACCTCGTGCGAGCGTATGAGACGTTCATCCGCCAGATCCCGTCGGAGGGCCTCTTGGTGATGTCCGCGGATGACGACAAGCTCCGCGAACTGCGGTCCGCTGCGCGGTGTCGAGTCGTGACGTACGGATTCGCGGAGGATGCCGACATCACCGCGCGCCATGTGGAACTGGGCGATCGCGCCTCACGGTCCGACGTGTTGGTGAACGGGAAATTTGTAGGAACGCTCCAGCTCGCTCTGCCCGGCAAGCACAACGTTCTGAACGCGCTTGCCGCCATCGCGGTCTGCATGGAGGTCGGGCTCTCGTTCGAGGCCGCGGCAGGCGCGCTGTCGAGGTTTCACGGTGCGAAGAGGCGGTTTCAGGTGGTGGCAGAGGTGGGGGACGTACTCATTGTCGACGACTACGCGCACCATCCGACGGAGATCCGCGCCACGATCGCCGCGGCGAAGTCCACGGGCAGGCGGATTGTGGCGGTGTTTCAGCCGCAGCGGTACACGCGCACGTTCTTTTTGTTCGAGGAATTCGCGAAGGCATTCGGAGAGGCCGACGAGGTCATCCTGTGCGACATCTACTCTCCGGCTGGGGAGCGGAAGATCGACGGCGTGTCCGCGGCGAGGCTCGCGAGCGAGATCGCGCGGATGAGCAATCCCCACACGCGCTACATCCCGACGCACGATGACGTGATCGAGTACCTGGTCCAAAGTGTGCGTCCGGGCGATCTCGTCTTGACCATGGGCGCGGGGGACGTGTGGAAGGTGGCGAAGGGCCTGGCGGGCATCCTGCAGATCCCGGAGCGACAGGCGCTCGTGTGA
- a CDS encoding bifunctional folylpolyglutamate synthase/dihydrofolate synthase has protein sequence MQYEEAVRYISTLRRFGMKPGLDRMRRILSKLDHPESDLCFYHVAGTNGKGSVCAMLAAMLTALGYRTGLYTSPGLGGFNGRVAIDGAPISEPEFAEHVEAVRRASDTSDPPTEFEVLTAVALLAFRSAGVERVVWETGLGGRLDATNVVWPHVTAITNVSYDHVEILGPTLVDIAREKAGIVKPGVPVVTACADGAYRVIERTAARRGSRLVSVGRDVQFTITGAGVRLRGAYRGLFRDAPSVRLGLCGEHQAQNAAVSLAMLELGEGRIAEANWERALASLERVRWPLRCEVFDVGGRLVVIDGAHNEEGARTLARALRRLGKGVGANGWRMVFAAFADKDVRGMLAQMLPLACDALMVRSPHPRGADPRALAALACEIRPDLSIHVMSSIEDAVQEALDHPEPIVVWGNLYMAELARNTIIALGAEEWQ, from the coding sequence ATGCAGTACGAGGAAGCCGTTCGCTACATCAGCACGCTCCGGCGGTTCGGCATGAAGCCCGGTCTTGACCGGATGCGTCGGATTTTGTCGAAGTTGGATCATCCCGAAAGCGATTTGTGTTTCTATCATGTCGCCGGCACCAACGGCAAGGGCTCCGTTTGCGCGATGCTCGCGGCGATGCTGACGGCTCTGGGGTACCGCACCGGGCTGTACACGTCGCCCGGCCTGGGTGGCTTCAATGGGCGAGTCGCCATCGACGGCGCGCCGATTTCCGAGCCGGAGTTCGCCGAGCACGTCGAGGCCGTGCGTCGCGCGTCCGATACCTCCGATCCGCCGACGGAGTTTGAAGTGCTGACCGCGGTCGCGCTGCTCGCGTTTCGGTCTGCGGGCGTCGAGCGGGTGGTCTGGGAAACGGGGCTCGGCGGCCGCCTCGACGCCACGAACGTGGTGTGGCCGCACGTGACCGCCATTACCAACGTGTCCTACGATCACGTCGAGATCCTCGGACCGACGCTCGTCGACATCGCGCGGGAGAAAGCGGGGATTGTGAAGCCAGGCGTGCCCGTAGTCACCGCGTGTGCCGATGGCGCGTACCGTGTGATAGAGCGCACGGCGGCTCGCAGGGGATCGAGGCTCGTAAGCGTCGGGCGAGACGTGCAGTTCACCATCACGGGCGCGGGCGTTCGCCTCCGCGGCGCCTATCGAGGACTGTTCCGCGATGCGCCGTCCGTTCGCCTGGGCTTGTGTGGTGAGCACCAGGCACAGAACGCCGCTGTGAGTCTCGCGATGCTCGAACTCGGTGAAGGGCGGATCGCCGAAGCGAACTGGGAGCGCGCGCTGGCGTCCCTCGAGCGCGTGCGGTGGCCGCTCAGATGTGAAGTGTTTGACGTCGGCGGCCGCCTCGTCGTGATCGACGGCGCGCACAACGAAGAAGGCGCGCGCACACTCGCCCGCGCGCTTCGGCGCCTGGGAAAAGGAGTTGGCGCGAACGGGTGGCGCATGGTCTTCGCGGCGTTTGCCGACAAGGACGTGCGGGGCATGTTGGCTCAGATGCTGCCCTTGGCGTGCGACGCGCTGATGGTGCGCTCCCCTCATCCGCGGGGCGCGGACCCTCGGGCGTTGGCGGCGCTCGCGTGCGAGATTCGGCCTGATCTTTCGATTCACGTGATGTCGTCGATCGAAGACGCGGTTCAGGAGGCGCTGGATCACCCGGAGCCGATTGTGGTCTGGGGAAATTTGTATATGGCGGAGTTGGCGCGGAACACTATCATTGCACTTGGAGCAGAGGAATGGCAGTAA
- the hemL gene encoding glutamate-1-semialdehyde 2,1-aminomutase has translation MVGERSKQAFERAQRVLVGGVNSPVRAFRAVGGTPYFADHGEGPYLYDIDGHRYIDYLMSWGPLIWGHAHPNIVRAIAETAARGTSFGVPTELETEMAEEIVELVPSVEKVRMVSSGTEATMSAIRLARAATGRTAIVKCIGCYHGHADSFLVKAGSGVAALGLPDSPGVPASVAERTLTVPYNDADAMEKLFADRGDEIAAVILEPVAGNMGCVLPRPGYLEAVREITRRHGALLIFDEVITGFRVGLGGAQARFGVLPDLTTFGKVIGAGLPVGAYGGRRDLMALVAPEGPVYQAGTLSGNPLAMAAGLTSLRMLKRAAAEGAYERLESYGRRLVEAFCRLASNYGLPATGHAIGGMFGLFFHDGPIVDFETAKACDQALYADFFREMLAEGVAFAPAQLESGFMSMVHGEAEIEKTIEAMERVFPRIANRRR, from the coding sequence ATGGTCGGGGAGCGATCGAAGCAGGCCTTTGAACGGGCGCAGCGGGTGCTGGTGGGAGGCGTGAATTCGCCCGTCCGGGCGTTCCGCGCGGTCGGCGGCACGCCGTATTTCGCCGATCACGGCGAAGGGCCGTACCTTTACGACATCGACGGCCACCGTTACATCGACTACCTGATGAGCTGGGGGCCGCTCATCTGGGGCCACGCGCACCCAAACATTGTGCGGGCGATCGCTGAGACGGCAGCGCGCGGGACGAGTTTTGGCGTACCCACGGAACTCGAGACGGAGATGGCGGAGGAGATCGTGGAGCTCGTGCCCTCGGTCGAAAAGGTGCGCATGGTTTCAAGCGGCACCGAGGCGACCATGAGCGCCATCCGCCTGGCCCGCGCCGCCACGGGGCGGACGGCCATCGTCAAGTGCATCGGCTGTTACCACGGGCACGCCGACTCGTTTCTGGTCAAGGCCGGATCGGGCGTGGCTGCGCTCGGCCTGCCGGATTCTCCCGGCGTGCCTGCGTCCGTGGCGGAGCGCACGCTGACGGTGCCCTACAACGACGCGGACGCCATGGAGAAGCTGTTCGCCGATCGCGGCGACGAGATCGCGGCCGTGATCCTGGAGCCGGTGGCGGGCAACATGGGGTGCGTGCTGCCTCGGCCGGGGTACCTGGAGGCCGTGCGCGAGATCACGCGCCGCCACGGTGCCCTTCTCATCTTCGACGAGGTGATCACGGGCTTTCGGGTCGGCCTTGGCGGGGCGCAGGCGCGGTTCGGCGTGCTGCCGGATCTGACGACGTTCGGCAAGGTCATTGGCGCCGGGTTGCCGGTGGGGGCCTACGGCGGGCGCAGAGACCTCATGGCGCTCGTCGCGCCCGAGGGCCCGGTGTACCAGGCGGGCACGCTCTCCGGGAATCCGCTTGCCATGGCGGCAGGTCTCACGTCGCTTCGCATGCTGAAGCGGGCGGCGGCCGAAGGCGCGTACGAGCGCCTCGAGTCGTACGGCCGCAGGCTTGTGGAGGCGTTCTGCCGACTCGCCTCGAATTACGGTTTGCCCGCGACGGGGCACGCCATTGGCGGGATGTTTGGTCTATTTTTCCATGACGGCCCCATCGTGGACTTCGAGACGGCGAAAGCCTGCGATCAGGCGCTCTACGCCGACTTCTTCCGCGAGATGTTGGCGGAAGGCGTGGCATTTGCGCCCGCTCAGCTCGAGAGCGGCTTCATGTCGATGGTGCACGGCGAGGCCGAGATCGAGAAGACCATCGAGGCCATGGAGCGTGTCTTTCCACGCATCGCAAATCGGAGGCGGTGA
- the ccsA gene encoding cytochrome c biogenesis protein CcsA, translated as MGTWYVLSMVAYALALVWSGWSFAQARPSSPRIGYGLFVAAFALVTAVFLARLASLRGAADYSRGDLALFIAWLMITVTVAMGRGGASSPVALLLNAVGFGLALLAGGLQAQSSAPFLPASSLLALHVALAVLGDTAFAFSFSFALMHLVLEERLRRRLFDRWYLHLPSLATLDSLALFASATGAGLLFLAMVTGLWWGDRVLHQWLLTWPKFMVTAFCLMLYVSYLVWRMRRRVATRAMMVFQVICFVVVLSNLLFVGGRLP; from the coding sequence ATGGGGACATGGTATGTCCTGAGCATGGTCGCGTATGCGCTGGCGCTCGTGTGGTCGGGCTGGTCCTTCGCGCAGGCGCGGCCCTCGTCTCCGCGCATCGGCTATGGGTTGTTTGTGGCGGCCTTCGCACTCGTTACAGCTGTGTTTCTCGCGCGCTTGGCTTCCCTGCGTGGCGCGGCGGACTACTCTCGTGGCGATCTCGCCCTGTTCATCGCGTGGCTCATGATCACCGTCACGGTGGCGATGGGGCGCGGCGGCGCGTCGAGCCCGGTGGCCTTGTTGTTGAACGCCGTGGGTTTTGGCCTGGCGCTTCTGGCGGGAGGCCTGCAGGCGCAGTCGAGCGCGCCGTTTCTTCCCGCGTCGAGCCTCCTCGCACTCCACGTCGCGCTGGCGGTGCTCGGGGACACGGCCTTTGCGTTCAGCTTTTCGTTTGCGCTCATGCACCTCGTGCTTGAGGAGCGCCTTCGCCGGCGCCTGTTCGACCGCTGGTATCTGCACCTGCCTTCGCTCGCCACGCTCGACAGCCTGGCGCTGTTTGCGAGCGCGACGGGGGCAGGTTTGCTGTTTCTCGCCATGGTGACTGGACTCTGGTGGGGCGATAGGGTTCTTCACCAATGGCTTCTGACATGGCCCAAGTTTATGGTGACTGCGTTTTGCCTCATGCTATATGTCAGCTACTTGGTCTGGCGCATGCGCCGGAGAGTTGCGACGCGTGCCATGATGGTGTTTCAGGTCATCTGCTTTGTCGTGGTGCTCTCCAATCTGCTGTTTGTCGGCGGAAGGCTGCCATGA
- the hemB gene encoding porphobilinogen synthase: MSQFRRHRRLRRTPYLRDLVREHRVHADDLVYPMFVEEGLRGTSPIQSMPGVSRYGLDALRREIASLSELGLKSVILFGIPREKDEFSSSAYHEHGVVQEAIRAIKAENPDLVVITDVCLCEYNPLGQCGLVRDGKIVNDPTLELLAKTAVSHAQAGADIVAPSDMMDGRVAAIREALDAGGFEDVIVLSYAVKYASSFYGPFREAADSAPQFGDRKSYQMDPANGREAMREARSDLEEGADMLMVKPALAYMDVTARLRAAFDVPIATYNVSGEYSMVKAAAQHGWIDEKAVVMEMMTSFKRAGADLILTYHAPDVLRWLREEAR, translated from the coding sequence ATGAGCCAGTTTCGCCGCCACCGGCGCCTGCGCCGCACACCGTATCTGCGCGATCTTGTCCGGGAACACCGCGTCCACGCGGACGATCTCGTGTATCCCATGTTCGTCGAGGAAGGCCTTCGGGGGACCTCGCCCATCCAGTCCATGCCGGGCGTCTCGCGCTATGGGCTGGACGCGCTGCGCAGGGAGATCGCGTCGCTGTCAGAACTGGGGCTGAAGTCGGTGATCCTCTTCGGCATCCCGCGCGAGAAGGACGAATTTTCCTCCTCCGCGTACCATGAGCACGGCGTGGTGCAGGAGGCCATCCGCGCCATCAAGGCCGAAAACCCGGATCTCGTCGTCATCACGGACGTGTGCCTGTGCGAGTACAATCCGCTTGGCCAATGCGGCCTCGTCCGGGATGGGAAGATCGTGAACGATCCGACGCTTGAGCTGTTGGCCAAGACCGCCGTGTCGCACGCGCAGGCGGGCGCGGACATCGTGGCGCCTTCCGACATGATGGACGGCCGCGTCGCGGCCATTCGCGAGGCGCTCGATGCGGGCGGCTTCGAGGACGTCATTGTCCTGTCGTACGCGGTGAAATACGCGTCGTCGTTTTACGGCCCGTTCCGAGAAGCGGCAGACTCGGCGCCGCAGTTCGGCGATCGCAAGAGCTACCAGATGGACCCTGCCAACGGCCGTGAAGCGATGCGGGAGGCGAGATCGGACCTTGAAGAAGGAGCCGACATGCTGATGGTGAAACCGGCGCTCGCGTACATGGACGTCACGGCTCGCCTGCGCGCGGCGTTCGACGTGCCTATCGCGACCTACAACGTGAGCGGCGAGTACAGCATGGTCAAGGCGGCGGCTCAACACGGTTGGATCGACGAAAAGGCGGTCGTCATGGAAATGATGACGTCGTTCAAGCGCGCGGGCGCAGACTTGATTCTCACGTATCACGCGCCGGACGTGCTCCGCTGGCTGCGGGAAGAGGCGCGCTGA
- the hemC gene encoding hydroxymethylbilane synthase, with the protein MRTLRVATRRSALALTQTNHVVDLLKQVAHGVEFELVPIRTRGDEIVDRALSEVGGKGLFVADIEDALATGQADLAVHSLKDVPFELRDGLTIGAVPPREDPRDALISRTGQGLFDLPPGARVGTSSLRRQAALRRLRPDLCVETLRGNVDTRLRRLEEGQFDAIVLAASGLHRLGLAERITEYLPVDRFVPAVGQGALAIECRAEDDEVMRHLAAIADPDATRAVEAERAFLSRLEGSCQVPIGAYAEPVGHELRLIAFVADPSGIHHLQLERTGDEARALGVAMAEEMLRQGAEDWLKPGRGG; encoded by the coding sequence TTGCGGACCTTACGAGTCGCGACGAGGCGGAGCGCGCTCGCGCTCACGCAGACGAACCATGTGGTGGATCTTTTGAAGCAGGTGGCGCACGGCGTCGAGTTTGAACTCGTGCCCATCCGGACGCGCGGCGACGAGATCGTGGATCGAGCGCTGTCCGAAGTGGGGGGCAAGGGGCTGTTTGTCGCGGACATCGAGGATGCCCTTGCCACGGGGCAGGCTGATCTCGCGGTGCACAGCCTGAAGGACGTCCCCTTCGAGTTGCGCGACGGCCTCACCATCGGGGCCGTGCCGCCCCGCGAAGATCCGAGGGATGCCCTCATCAGTCGGACGGGCCAAGGGCTGTTCGATCTGCCGCCAGGAGCTCGCGTGGGGACGAGCAGCCTGCGCCGACAGGCGGCCCTCCGCCGTCTCCGGCCGGATCTCTGCGTGGAGACCCTTCGCGGCAACGTCGACACGCGGCTCCGGCGGCTTGAGGAGGGGCAGTTTGACGCCATTGTGCTCGCGGCGAGCGGGCTGCACCGCCTGGGGCTTGCGGAGAGGATCACGGAGTACCTCCCCGTCGATCGATTCGTCCCCGCGGTGGGCCAGGGCGCGCTTGCCATTGAATGTCGAGCCGAGGACGACGAGGTGATGCGCCATCTGGCCGCCATCGCAGATCCAGATGCCACACGCGCGGTAGAAGCGGAGCGCGCCTTTCTCTCGAGGCTCGAGGGAAGTTGCCAGGTGCCCATCGGCGCCTACGCCGAGCCCGTGGGGCACGAGCTGCGCCTCATCGCGTTTGTCGCCGATCCATCCGGGATCCATCACCTGCAGCTTGAGCGAACGGGGGACGAGGCGCGGGCGCTCGGCGTCGCGATGGCCGAAGAGATGCTTCGCCAGGGCGCCGAGGACTGGCTCAAACCTGGGCGAGGTGGTTGA
- a CDS encoding valine--tRNA ligase yields the protein MTERTLSTVYDPKSVESRIYEVWERGGHFAPRDGARGTFSIVMPPPNVTGVLHLGHALDTTLQDIATRFRRMQGYSTLWVPGTDHAGIATQARVEQALREEEGKSRYDLGREAFVKRVWAWKEQYGGTITSQIRSLGASCDWSRERFTMDPGLSRAVREVFVRLYEEGLIYRGNRIINWCPRCRTALSDIEVEHVEEQGVLYHVRYPLEDGSGDLVIATTRPETMFADVAVAVHPDDDRYASFVGKTIRLPLSNRAIPVIADSYVERDFGTGCLKITPAHDPNDFEVGERHGLPALVCLDQDGRLTDLAGRFAGLSREEARARVIEALREEGYLVKEEPLDHAVGHCDRCGTVVEPYLSEQWFVRMEPLARDALERARRGELQFLPGRFMKVFEQWLTNVRDWCISRQLWWGHRIPAWYCASCGQVSVSRDDLDHCLHCGSADVKQDEDVLDTWFSSALWPFSTMGWPEHTPDLARFYPTSLLVTGYDILFFWVARMVFMGVHFTGKMPFQTVLLHGLLRDAKGQKMSKSKGNGIDPMDVIDKYGADALRFMLASNTVLGNDLRFSWEKVEGARNFLNKLWNAARFVLMNVEDGFSPQPLEAQSLDLADRFILHRLGETIRRVTSALEEYDVGEAARAVYEFTWDEFCDWYIEFAKINLYGDREEKKRQTQSVLLTVLSRVLALLHPYIPFVTEEIWQALPNTTGMLIDAAWPEAADLPEDERAVEQMRVAMDVIRAVRNARSELQIPPKTSVPIVIACDSERVRGVVDQVTDMIVRFCNAERVEVGAGTEAPKQAAVQVVTGAKIYIPLAGLIDMDAERERLKKEASRLKAEVERLEKKLANENFVHRAPQEVVAQEREKLADYRAKLLTVEERMASLEG from the coding sequence ATGACCGAACGAACGCTCTCCACGGTGTATGATCCCAAATCCGTCGAGTCGCGTATCTACGAGGTGTGGGAGCGCGGTGGCCACTTCGCCCCTCGCGATGGCGCCCGAGGGACCTTTTCCATCGTCATGCCTCCGCCGAACGTGACGGGCGTTCTCCATCTCGGCCATGCGCTCGACACCACGCTGCAGGATATCGCCACGCGCTTTCGCCGCATGCAAGGGTATTCGACCCTGTGGGTCCCCGGCACGGATCACGCCGGGATCGCCACGCAGGCGCGCGTGGAGCAAGCGCTGCGCGAGGAGGAAGGGAAGTCGCGGTACGACCTCGGGCGAGAGGCGTTTGTGAAGCGCGTCTGGGCGTGGAAGGAGCAGTACGGCGGCACCATCACCAGCCAGATCCGTTCGCTTGGCGCTTCGTGCGACTGGTCCCGCGAGCGGTTCACCATGGATCCCGGTCTGTCGCGCGCCGTCCGCGAGGTGTTTGTCCGACTGTACGAGGAGGGCCTCATCTATCGCGGCAATCGCATCATCAACTGGTGCCCCCGCTGTCGCACCGCGCTCTCCGACATCGAGGTGGAGCACGTCGAGGAGCAAGGCGTCCTGTACCACGTCCGCTACCCGCTCGAGGACGGCTCCGGCGATCTCGTCATCGCCACCACCCGGCCCGAGACCATGTTCGCTGACGTGGCCGTCGCCGTGCATCCGGACGACGATCGCTACGCGTCGTTCGTAGGGAAGACGATTCGGCTCCCCCTGTCGAATCGCGCCATTCCCGTCATCGCCGACAGCTACGTCGAGCGGGATTTCGGCACCGGGTGCCTTAAGATCACGCCCGCGCACGATCCGAACGACTTCGAGGTCGGCGAGCGGCATGGTCTGCCGGCGCTCGTCTGCCTCGACCAGGACGGGCGCCTGACCGATCTCGCCGGGCGGTTCGCCGGCCTTTCGCGCGAGGAGGCTCGCGCGCGGGTGATCGAGGCCCTGCGCGAGGAGGGTTATCTCGTCAAAGAGGAGCCGCTCGATCACGCCGTGGGCCACTGCGACCGCTGCGGCACCGTCGTCGAGCCGTATCTGTCGGAGCAGTGGTTCGTTCGTATGGAGCCGCTTGCGCGAGACGCGCTGGAGCGCGCGCGCAGGGGAGAACTCCAGTTCCTGCCGGGTCGGTTCATGAAGGTGTTCGAACAGTGGCTCACGAACGTGCGCGACTGGTGCATCTCCCGCCAGCTGTGGTGGGGCCATCGCATTCCGGCTTGGTACTGCGCGTCGTGCGGGCAGGTGTCCGTGTCCCGAGACGATCTCGACCACTGCCTGCACTGCGGATCGGCGGACGTGAAGCAGGACGAGGACGTCCTTGACACCTGGTTCTCTTCGGCGCTCTGGCCGTTTTCCACCATGGGATGGCCCGAGCATACGCCCGATCTCGCCCGCTTCTATCCGACGAGCCTGCTCGTCACGGGCTACGACATCTTGTTCTTCTGGGTGGCGCGCATGGTGTTCATGGGCGTGCACTTCACGGGCAAGATGCCGTTTCAAACGGTGCTTTTGCACGGCCTGCTGCGGGACGCGAAGGGCCAGAAGATGTCGAAGTCGAAGGGCAACGGCATCGATCCGATGGACGTGATCGACAAGTACGGCGCGGACGCGCTCCGCTTCATGTTGGCGTCGAACACCGTCCTCGGCAACGATCTTCGTTTTTCGTGGGAGAAGGTCGAGGGCGCGCGAAACTTCCTGAACAAGCTCTGGAACGCCGCTCGATTCGTGTTGATGAATGTGGAAGATGGCTTTTCGCCTCAGCCGCTCGAGGCGCAATCGCTCGATCTCGCCGATCGCTTCATCCTGCACCGGCTGGGCGAGACCATTCGCCGCGTCACCTCGGCGCTCGAGGAATACGACGTGGGCGAGGCGGCGCGCGCGGTGTACGAATTCACGTGGGACGAGTTCTGCGACTGGTACATCGAATTCGCCAAGATCAATCTGTACGGCGATCGCGAAGAGAAGAAGCGGCAGACCCAGTCGGTGCTTCTCACCGTCCTCTCGCGCGTGTTGGCACTGCTCCACCCCTATATCCCGTTTGTCACGGAGGAGATCTGGCAGGCGCTGCCGAACACTACAGGTATGTTGATCGACGCCGCGTGGCCGGAGGCGGCGGATCTGCCGGAGGACGAGCGCGCCGTGGAGCAGATGCGCGTGGCGATGGACGTCATCCGCGCAGTGCGGAACGCGCGCTCGGAGCTCCAGATTCCGCCGAAGACCTCCGTACCCATCGTGATCGCGTGCGATTCGGAACGCGTTCGGGGCGTGGTGGACCAGGTCACGGATATGATCGTCCGCTTCTGCAACGCGGAGCGCGTCGAAGTGGGGGCCGGGACCGAGGCGCCCAAGCAGGCCGCGGTCCAGGTGGTCACCGGGGCGAAGATCTACATCCCGCTCGCCGGCCTCATCGATATGGACGCAGAGCGCGAGCGGCTGAAGAAAGAAGCGAGTCGCCTCAAGGCTGAGGTCGAACGCTTGGAGAAGAAACTCGCGAACGAGAACTTCGTCCATCGCGCGCCTCAGGAGGTCGTCGCCCAGGAGCGGGAGAAGCTCGCCGACTATCGGGCGAAGTTGCTGACGGTCGAGGAGCGCATGGCGTCGCTCGAGGGGTAA